The Cohaesibacter intestini genome includes a window with the following:
- a CDS encoding N-acetylneuraminate synthase family protein: MSLKIDPFTVGEGRCFVIAEIGNNHNGSFELAIDLINQAIDAGADCVKFQMRHLDQVYRERSLKKAGEDLGSEYIVDLLQRFELSKDEHRKLKSYCDEKGVLYLCTPWDVTSLAVLEEMGVEAYKVASADLTNLPLLDALAKTGKPLILSTGMSRTGEVETTVAFLQARKAAFALLHCNSTYPAPFHDINLRWMEGLRQRHPVVGYSGHERGTAVSIAAVALGASIIERHFTADRSMEGPDHAASLEKAEFRQLVDGIRQVEEALGSGTERNLSQGEMINRENLAKSLVAAAPIAKGTEITADLIKIRSPGQGLAPHHYQALIGKTAKRDMGYEDFFYPADLALHAAEPRQYAFDRPWGVPVRYHDYAAFAKRITPDFYEFHLSYSDMDLKLEDYLEGPYDCDFVVHAPELFAESRLMDLATPDEAERQKSIAETQRVIDITRALKAYFPKTERPMIVANIGGFTMDAPLPKDAIEGYYERFAQSLEALDRDGVELIPQTMAPFPWHFGGQRYQNLFVTIEDILHYCQKLDLRMCFDISHSSLTCNHLGVDFYDFAAKIAPVSAHLHLGDASGLNGEGLQIGEGTLDFDRLGAILKQGCPDTPFIPEIWQGHKGEGEGFWIAFERLEGRL, encoded by the coding sequence ATGTCCCTGAAAATTGACCCATTCACTGTCGGCGAAGGGCGATGCTTTGTCATCGCCGAGATAGGCAACAACCACAATGGCTCTTTCGAGCTGGCCATCGATCTGATCAATCAGGCGATCGATGCCGGAGCCGATTGCGTCAAATTCCAGATGCGTCATCTCGATCAGGTCTATCGCGAACGCAGCCTCAAAAAGGCAGGCGAGGATCTCGGCTCGGAATATATTGTCGATCTGCTCCAACGCTTCGAGCTGAGCAAGGATGAACATCGCAAACTGAAAAGCTATTGTGACGAAAAAGGCGTGCTTTATCTCTGCACCCCTTGGGACGTTACAAGCCTCGCCGTGCTGGAGGAAATGGGCGTAGAAGCCTATAAGGTGGCGTCCGCGGACCTCACCAACCTGCCTCTGCTCGATGCCTTGGCCAAAACCGGCAAGCCGCTGATCCTGTCCACCGGCATGAGCCGCACCGGAGAGGTCGAAACCACAGTCGCCTTCCTGCAGGCGCGCAAGGCCGCTTTCGCGCTTCTTCATTGCAACAGCACCTATCCCGCTCCCTTCCACGACATCAATCTGCGCTGGATGGAAGGCTTGCGTCAGCGTCATCCGGTGGTGGGCTATTCCGGCCATGAGCGCGGCACGGCGGTCTCCATCGCAGCCGTTGCCTTGGGAGCTTCCATCATCGAGCGCCATTTCACCGCCGACAGGTCAATGGAAGGCCCTGACCATGCAGCCTCCTTGGAAAAAGCCGAATTCCGCCAGCTGGTCGATGGCATCCGGCAGGTTGAAGAAGCCTTGGGCTCCGGCACCGAGCGCAATCTGTCGCAAGGCGAAATGATCAACCGGGAAAATCTCGCCAAAAGCCTTGTTGCGGCCGCCCCCATTGCCAAAGGCACAGAAATCACCGCCGATCTGATCAAGATCCGCAGCCCCGGGCAGGGCCTCGCCCCGCATCATTATCAGGCGCTGATCGGCAAGACGGCCAAGCGCGACATGGGCTATGAGGATTTCTTCTATCCCGCCGATCTGGCGCTTCATGCCGCCGAACCCCGCCAATATGCCTTTGACCGCCCATGGGGCGTGCCGGTGCGCTATCATGATTATGCCGCCTTCGCCAAACGCATCACGCCGGACTTCTACGAATTCCATCTCTCCTATTCGGATATGGATCTAAAGCTCGAAGACTATCTCGAGGGCCCTTATGACTGCGACTTTGTCGTCCATGCGCCGGAATTGTTCGCCGAAAGCCGCCTGATGGACCTCGCCACGCCCGATGAGGCCGAGCGGCAGAAATCCATCGCCGAGACCCAGCGGGTCATCGACATCACCCGTGCGCTGAAGGCCTATTTCCCCAAAACCGAGCGCCCGATGATCGTCGCCAATATTGGCGGCTTCACCATGGATGCGCCGCTGCCCAAAGACGCCATTGAAGGCTATTACGAGCGCTTCGCCCAAAGCCTTGAGGCGCTGGACCGCGATGGTGTTGAGCTGATCCCGCAAACCATGGCGCCTTTCCCATGGCATTTTGGCGGCCAGCGCTACCAGAATCTCTTCGTCACCATCGAAGACATCCTGCATTATTGCCAGAAACTTGACCTGCGGATGTGTTTCGACATTTCCCATTCCTCGCTGACCTGCAACCATCTGGGTGTCGATTTTTATGACTTTGCGGCAAAAATTGCCCCCGTCTCCGCTCATCTCCATTTGGGTGACGCCAGCGGGCTGAATGGGGAAGGCCTGCAAATCGGCGAAGGCACGCTCGATTTTGATCGCCTCGGCGCGATCCTCAAGCAAGGCTGCCCCGACACCCCCTTCATCCCGGAAATCTGGCAGGGCCACAAGGGCGAGGGCGAAGGCTTCTGGATCGCCTTTGAACGCCTTGAAGGCAGGCTCTAG